The DNA segment TCGACGTAGGTATCGCCCCCGTGGGCCTGGGCGATTGTCCAGCATTTGGTTAAGCCAAAGCCCAGGCCTCGGCCTGCTTCACGCCCGCTATGAAACGGATCGAAAACGATCGCCGTGTGCTCATCTAAGATACCAGGACCATCGTCTTGCACCGCGATGGTTGCGACGTCGTGATCGGTTGCTAACGTGACTTCGATTTTCCCGCCGCTCTTAATAGCTTCCAACGCATTGCGAACTAGCGCACAAGTTGCCAGCGTGAGTAAGTTGGCATCGGCTGTCAGGCGAATATCTTGCTCGGCCGCAATCAGATTGAGTTCGGTCTCTTGCATTTTCGCCAGCGGAAACATTTGCTCAACCGCCTCGGAGGCAATCTCGCTCAAGGTGCATTCGCCCAGCTGAGGCTGCGGTGGTCGCGCGAAAAGCATCAGGTCGGCGATCATCTCGTGCCCACGCATTGCTTGGGCATAAATGGTGGCCAGTTCATGCCGACGATCAGGATCGGTCTCACCAACTAGCAGGGCCTGGGCCCGGCTGGCGACGTTGGCCAGTGGATTGTTGATCTCGTGACTGGCGCCGTAGGCCAGGCGTTTCAGGCTTTTCAGTTTCTCGTCGCGCAGCTGACGGCTCGGGGGTGAGCGGTCTGTCGAAGTGGATTCCGTTTTGTGGGAAGTCATGTGACGGGAAATTCGTTAGGAAACGATAGGAGTTGAAAGAAGTACCTATCTTAATCAATTCCGCGGGTTTTCCTACGCCGCTGTTCCATAGGGGCCAGTTGATTCGGATTGGGGAAGCGCCTATTAGATTAGATTAAGGGGAGAACGTTTCGTCGATCTCCTCGGGAGATTCTTCCGTCGGTGTCTCTGGGGAATAGGCAGCGTGGGCCGCGACACCAAAAAATGCGATGGCCATCAGGAACGTTAATACAATGGTCTTCAATTCGGGGAATGGGCGATCAATTTCAAGCACAATTGCCTCGCTTAAATTGTTCTGCTTTGTTGCTTTGAGCAACTTGTTCTTGGCTTCTTCCCTGATTCCGGTTACACCGCTGGTGATAATCCCCGTCAACTGCGTCCGGGAGGTCACGTCTTGCAGGCGTGCAGTGGGGGCCTTGATGTCATCGACCAGCACAATAACTGGGTAGAGAGGCTCTGGTGAAAACTGGGTTGAGCCCTGCAAGTTTAAAGGGAGCCAGGCTCGTTTGGGATCATCTCTGTCGCGGCCTGACGTTTCCACCACATACAATGAAGAAAACTCGAAGTCGGTGATTGTGACATGTACGTTTGACGGCGTGGCGCTCGATCCTAACTCTTCCAACGTGACGACGCTGGGGGTTGCGTTTCCGTTGAGCCACAATGGCAACTCAAAACCACCCATATATAGCGCGACTAGGCCACAAAAGACCAGGAATAAGGCGAAGACTTGGTTGAGCTTCATGGGTTTAGAATCTTATGAGATAGATCGTTGAGCGAACGCCTAGATGAAACATAAGACGAGAGGAGCCCTTAGATTTCAAACGTCTCTTTGGCTTTCTCTTCGGCTTGTTTGCGTTGCTGGTATTCTTCCTTCTGCTTGGCAACCATCTTGGACCAATCGTTCCACCAGATAGGGATTTCGAATATACCGCAGACGACACCAACTATTACGCTAAGGATGATCGTTGGTACGAAGACGTACGGCGAAGGAGGCGTGCCACCGACAGAAAATACAAATACATTCCCTCGACGACTTGAACCCGTGATGCGCCTCACCTCTCGGTTTAGCTTTCTCTCCGACTCAGAATCCATAATCATGGGAAAGATGACCCCTTCGATCTCTGTCAGATCATAAACGCTTTGCCATTGATCGGGATTATCCGGGTGAGAGACCTTACGGATCAGTAATTTTCGATCCGGCCAATGTCCGTTGGGAAGCATGAGCGGAACGTAAATAAGGGTTTCGTCGTCTCGAGAGTTCTTGCTCTCTAAGAATTGTTGTGAAAACTTGAACTCCGAGATCTTCAAATGCGTGTTGGTCGTGCCGTGCGTATCTCCCCATTGTTGGAGCGTGAGTGCCTCCGGGGCTGTGGATGCCTGAGACCACTTCGCCAAATCAATGGCTCCAAATAGGAGGAAGCAGACGCTGGCCGTCATCAAGAAGGTGCGAACGATGCGCATGAAGATTAGCATGACAAGACCCACGGGGCAGGGTTAACCGGAACGGTCGAGAGGCACGGCCAGCGCGCACTTTAGGTAATCTGCGGTAGCGCGTCCAATCTCTTTCTGCGATGATAACGCTTTTCCAAATCCGTGTCTCGCGCCGCAGGGAAGAGTTGATGGCTCGCCAGATTGATCAGGATGATGTCGTTTCGATTCTCGACTACTTTCAAGAACTGGACGATCCGCGTTGCCATATTAACCGCAAGCATTTACTAGGCGACTTGCTCGTCATTTGCGTGTTGGCAGTGATCGCTGGGGCAGATGGGCCGCGATCGATTGCCGTGTGGGCTAATGCTCATGCCGACTGGCTGAAGAAGCGGTTGGAATTGCCCGCAGGCATTCCTTCGCACGATACGATCGGCCGCCTGCTTGCGCTGCTCAAGCCGGATGCCTTTCAACAATGCTTCGACCAGTGGCTGTTGGCGATGCGTGAGAAGGCGACGACGCAAGACGATGCCCGCGAACTGATCGCCATCGACGGCAAGGTGCTGCGGCGTTCGCACGATCGCAAACGAGGGATCGGGCCCCTCTGCCTGGTGAGTGCCTGGGCGGTGCGTAGCGGCATCAGCTTGGGGCAAATGGCGGCTGGGGACAAGTCGAACGAAATCGCCGTGTTTCCCGAGTTCATCGAACAAATCAACGTCCGTAAAGCAATCGTCACGCTCGACGCGGCAGGCTGTCAGCGCGAGGTCGCCGCGAAGATCATCGACGGCGAAG comes from the Bremerella alba genome and includes:
- a CDS encoding ISAs1 family transposase gives rise to the protein MARQIDQDDVVSILDYFQELDDPRCHINRKHLLGDLLVICVLAVIAGADGPRSIAVWANAHADWLKKRLELPAGIPSHDTIGRLLALLKPDAFQQCFDQWLLAMREKATTQDDARELIAIDGKVLRRSHDRKRGIGPLCLVSAWAVRSGISLGQMAAGDKSNEIAVFPEFIEQINVRKAIVTLDAAGCQREVAAKIIDGEGDFVLALKGNQETLHNHVRDYIVTHMENDFAHVKSQKHEEESKGHGRIDKLVYYQMSWPKQLPDRDRWPGARTIGVAIRMSEENGRHTSDVRYYISSLRLGVKQFASAVRGHWGIENTLHWSLDVTFREDDSRVRNRFAAENLAWLKRMAISLIKQQKSKESIVMRRRMAGWNVNFLAEIIGLPTT
- a CDS encoding sensor histidine kinase — translated: MTSHKTESTSTDRSPPSRQLRDEKLKSLKRLAYGASHEINNPLANVASRAQALLVGETDPDRRHELATIYAQAMRGHEMIADLMLFARPPQPQLGECTLSEIASEAVEQMFPLAKMQETELNLIAAEQDIRLTADANLLTLATCALVRNALEAIKSGGKIEVTLATDHDVATIAVQDDGPGILDEHTAIVFDPFHSGREAGRGLGFGLTKCWTIAQAHGGDTYVDTAYGPGARIVLEIPLSPKTKLESE